From the genome of Bacteroides sp. MSB163, one region includes:
- a CDS encoding polymorphic toxin type 23 domain-containing protein, whose amino-acid sequence METLALVSVLECGVGDNHWGWNASATYNGVGVGYGLTYYGKTQGPDGKSNAQRVANITAYWKGGSFALQNDMKSLGGDGDRWRTNAFELSVGDFLFGSYIYTNDGLDASNEEQDKNARSPIWGKNRNEGYSTWKNGQVFSAPVWIGYRRGNQITRVGYSHKVFQDLQQNGIHGRTGFGNQNFYLNYENFKAGGYFYSGYYNPLSLWGK is encoded by the coding sequence ATGGAGACTTTAGCATTGGTGTCAGTGTTGGAGTGTGGAGTGGGTGATAATCATTGGGGGTGGAATGCTTCTGCAACCTATAATGGCGTTGGAGTCGGATATGGTTTGACTTATTATGGGAAGACTCAAGGTCCGGACGGAAAATCGAACGCACAAAGAGTTGCTAATATAACGGCATATTGGAAAGGTGGTTCTTTTGCGTTGCAAAATGATATGAAATCTTTAGGAGGAGATGGAGATAGATGGAGGACGAATGCGTTTGAACTGAGTGTTGGAGATTTTTTATTTGGGTCTTATATCTATACAAATGATGGGTTGGATGCAAGTAATGAAGAGCAAGATAAAAATGCACGTAGTCCAATATGGGGTAAAAATAGAAATGAAGGTTATAGCACTTGGAAAAATGGACAGGTTTTCTCGGCTCCTGTATGGATTGGATATAGAAGAGGAAATCAAATTACGCGCGTTGGTTATAGCCATAAAGTGTTCCAGGATTTACAGCAGAATGGAATTCATGGGCGAACCGGTTTTGGAAATCAGAATTTTTATCTGAATTATGAAAACTTTAAAGCGGGCGGATATTTCTATTCGGGCTATTATAATCCTTTGAGTTTATGGGGAAAATAA